The genomic DNA CCGCCGGCGTGCGGCTGCTGGCCGCGGACGGAGCGGGGGAGCGGGACCTCGACGACGAGCTGGACGACGGCGGCCTCGCCGCCCCCACCGGCTGGATCTTCGGCAACGAGGCGTGGGGTCTGCCCGACGAGACCAGGGCGCTCGCCGACGCCGTCGTGCGGGTGCCGATCCACGGCCGCGCCGAGAGCCTGAACCTCGCCACCGCCGCCGCCGTGTGCCTCTACGCCTCGGCCCGGGCGCACCGCCCGATCGGCGGGTGCCGTGCCGTCAGCTCCGCCCGGTAAGGTGACCGCTCTAAGTCCGCGAGTCGACCGTACGGGCAGGCCAACGCCCGGTCTGCGGGAGGGGGTTCATGGGGTGGAGAGTGCAGATGACGGGCCCGAGGCCAAGGACCTCGGCTGTGCGCCCGACGATCTGCCGGACGGCCTCGTCGTGGCCGACGAGCGCGGCATCGTGGTGCGCTTCAACGCCGCCGCCGCGCGGATCACCGCCCTGGAGCCGGCCGCCGTCCTCGGCCGCCCGCTGACCGAGGCGCTGCCCCTGGAGGACCTGAAGGGCCGCCGCTGGTGGCGGCTGACGGACCCGTACGGCGGCCTGGCCATCCGCACCGGGCACCCGGAGCGCAACCTGCTGCTGCCCGGCAACCGCGAGGTGCTGGTCGCCGCCCGCTACGTACGCGACGGGCGCACGGGCCCGGTGCGCAAGCTCGTCGTCACCCTGCGCGGCACGGAGGCCAGGCGGCGCAGCGAGCGCAGCCACGCGGAGCTGATCGCCACCGTGGCGCACGAGCTGCGCTCGCCGCTGACCTCCGTGAAGGGCTTCACCGCCACGCTGCTGGCGAAGTGGGAGCGGTTCACCGACGACCAGAAGCGGCTGATGCTGGAGACGGTGCACGCCGACGCCAACCGTGTCACCCGGCTCATCGCCGAGCTGCTGGACATCTCCCGTATCGACTCCGGCCGGCTCGAAGTGCGCAAGCAGCGGGTCGACGTGGTCGCCGCGGTGCACCGGCACGTGGAGGCGCAGACCACCGCGGGCCAGGACCCGGCGCGGTTCCGCACGCTTTTGGTGCCGGGGGAGCTGCCCGACCTGTGGGCCGACCCGGACAAGGTCGACCAGGTGCTGGGCAACCTGCTGGAAAATGCCGTGCGGCACGGCGAGGGACTTGTCACCATCGAGGTGGCACCCGCCACCCTCAACCACGGCAGGGAAGGCACCCAGGTCACCGTGAGCGACGAAGGCCCCGGCATCCCGGAGGAGTCGATGAGCCGCGTCTTCACCCGCTTCTGGCGGGGCAGCAAGCGCGGCGGCACCGGCCTGGGGCTGTACATCGTCAAGGGCATCGTGGAGGCCCACGGCGGGATCATCACGGTCGGCCGCGCGCCCGGCGGCGGCGCCCGCTTCCGATTTACCCTGCCCGTCGGCGCCCCGGCCCACCTCGCCTGAGCAGCGGCCGCCCGCCCACGGGCATCACCCACGGACCACGCCCATGTCCTCGCGCCCGTAGACTCGACCCCCGGCCCCTCGGCGACTTTCGCTCGCCGACGCCGCCGCGGCCGCCGGGCCGGGGCGCAGCCAGCCAATCGGAAGTACGGGAAGAGATGTCGGCACCGAACAAGTCGTACGACCCTGTCGAGGTCGAGGCACTGAAACCGGAAGAGATCGACCGGGTGCGCGACGGGGCGCTGGCCGCCATCGCCGCGGCCGGCGACCTCGCAGAGCTCCACGAGGTGAAGATCGCCCACGCCGGCGACCGCTCCCCGCTGGCGCTGGCCAACCGCGAGATCGGCGCCCTGCCGCCGCACGCCAAGGCGGACGCGGGCAAGCGCGTGGGCCGGGCCCGCGGCGAAGTGGGCCAGGCGCTCAAGCGGCGGCAGGAGGAGCTGGAGGCGGAGCGCGACGCCCGCGTGCTGGTCGAGGAGGCGGTGGACGTCACGCTGCCGTACGACCGCTCGCCCTCCGGCGCCCGGCACCCGCTGACCACGCTCTCCGAGCGCATCGAGGACATCTTCACGGCGATGGGCTGGGAGGTGGCCGAGGGCCCCGAGGTCGAGGCGGAGTGGTTCAACTTCGACGCCCTCAACATCGCGCCCGACCACCCCGCGCGCAGCGAGCAGGACACCTTCTTCGTACGCGGCCCGCAGGGCGACGCCCCGGAGCGGCAGGGCGACGACGAGTCCGGCGTCGTGCTGCGTACCCACACCTCGCCCGTGCAGATCCGCACCATGCTCGACCGCGAGCCGCCGGTCTACGTGATCTGCCCCGGCCGGGTCTACCGCACCGACGAGCTGGACGCCACCCACACCCCCGTCTTCATGCAGGTCGAGGGGCTGGCCGTGGACGAGGGCCTGACGATGGCCGACCTCAAGGGCACCCTCGACCACATGGTCTCCTCGCTCTTCGGCGAGGGCATGCGGACCCGGCTGCGCCCGGACCACTTCCCGTTCACCGAGCCGTCCGCCGAGATGGACATGGTCTGCTTCGTCTGCCGCGGCGAGTCCGTCGGCAACCCGGACCGGCCCTGCCGCACCTGCGGGTCCGAGGGCTGGATCGAGCTGGGCGGCTGCGGCATGGTCAACCCGAAGGTGCTGGTCGCCTGCGGCATCGATCCGGAGCGCTACAGCGGGTTCGCGTTCGGGTTCGGGATCGAGCGGATGCTGATGTTCCGCCACAACGTCGAGGACATGCGAGACATGGTCGAGGGTGACGTGCGCTTCACCAGGCCGTTCGGGATGGAGATCTGATGCGAGTCCCGCTTTCGTGGCTGCGGGAGTACGTCGACCTGCCGGCCGGCGAGACCGGCCGCGCCGTCCAGGCCCGGCTGATCAGCGCCGGCCTGGAGGTCGAGACCGTCGAGCGGCTCGGCGCGGGCCTGACGGGCCCGCTGGTCGTCGGCCGGGTGCTGGCGATCGAGGAGCTGACGGAGTTCAAGAAGCCGATCCGCTACTGCCAGGTCGACGTCGGCCGGGCTGGGGGTACCGCCCAGGCAGAAGGCTCTGGGGGAGGGACCGGCGAGCCGCAGAACATCGTCTGCGGCGCGAGCAACTTCGCCGTCGGCGACAAGGTCGTCGTCATCCTGCCCGGCGGCGAGCTGCCCGGCGGCTTCAAGATCGGCGCCCGCAA from Streptomyces sp. CMB-StM0423 includes the following:
- the pheS gene encoding phenylalanine--tRNA ligase subunit alpha, producing the protein MSAPNKSYDPVEVEALKPEEIDRVRDGALAAIAAAGDLAELHEVKIAHAGDRSPLALANREIGALPPHAKADAGKRVGRARGEVGQALKRRQEELEAERDARVLVEEAVDVTLPYDRSPSGARHPLTTLSERIEDIFTAMGWEVAEGPEVEAEWFNFDALNIAPDHPARSEQDTFFVRGPQGDAPERQGDDESGVVLRTHTSPVQIRTMLDREPPVYVICPGRVYRTDELDATHTPVFMQVEGLAVDEGLTMADLKGTLDHMVSSLFGEGMRTRLRPDHFPFTEPSAEMDMVCFVCRGESVGNPDRPCRTCGSEGWIELGGCGMVNPKVLVACGIDPERYSGFAFGFGIERMLMFRHNVEDMRDMVEGDVRFTRPFGMEI
- a CDS encoding sensor histidine kinase, coding for MESADDGPEAKDLGCAPDDLPDGLVVADERGIVVRFNAAAARITALEPAAVLGRPLTEALPLEDLKGRRWWRLTDPYGGLAIRTGHPERNLLLPGNREVLVAARYVRDGRTGPVRKLVVTLRGTEARRRSERSHAELIATVAHELRSPLTSVKGFTATLLAKWERFTDDQKRLMLETVHADANRVTRLIAELLDISRIDSGRLEVRKQRVDVVAAVHRHVEAQTTAGQDPARFRTLLVPGELPDLWADPDKVDQVLGNLLENAVRHGEGLVTIEVAPATLNHGREGTQVTVSDEGPGIPEESMSRVFTRFWRGSKRGGTGLGLYIVKGIVEAHGGIITVGRAPGGGARFRFTLPVGAPAHLA